A region of Lycium barbarum isolate Lr01 chromosome 1, ASM1917538v2, whole genome shotgun sequence DNA encodes the following proteins:
- the LOC132612256 gene encoding uncharacterized protein LOC132612256, which produces MSSPWPFVASGMDVVGPIEPATSNDHQFSLVAIDYITKWVEATSHKSVMKKVVADFVPNHIICRSGVPESIITDNGENLNSHLMKDICEQFKITHQNSIAYRPQINRALEAANKNIKRILRKMAYTHKGWYEQLSYALLGYRTTTRTLIGATPYLLVYGTEAVIPAEIDIPSLRIIQEAKLDNAEWVRAPYENWL; this is translated from the coding sequence ATGAGTTCACCATGGCCTTTCGTTGCTTCGGGCATGGATGTTGTTGGACCTATTGAACCCGCAACTTCAAATGACCACCAGTTCAGTTTAGTTGCTATTGACTACatcaccaaatgggtggaagcaacgTCTCACAAGTCAGTAATGAAGAAAGTGGTAGCGGACTTCGTGCCAAACCACATCATATGTCGATCCGGTGTACCCGAgtcaatcataacagacaatggagaAAATTTGAATAGCCAcctgatgaaggatatctgtgagcaattcaagatcacccaCCAAAACTCGATAGCCTACCGACCGCAAATAAACAGAGCCctagaagcagccaacaaaaatatcaagaggatattgaggaaaatgGCTTATACTCATAAAGGTTGGTATGAGCAGTTGTCTTATGCTCTACTGGGATACCGTACTACGACTAGAACATTAATAGGAGCAACTCCATATCTGTTGGTTTATGGAACTGAAGCAGTCATACCTGCTGAAATTGATATACCTTCGTTGAGAATCATTCAAGAAGCGAAATTAGACAATGCTGAATGGGTCCGAGCTCCATATGAGAATTGGCTCTAA